In Spirosoma aureum, a single genomic region encodes these proteins:
- a CDS encoding SusC/RagA family TonB-linked outer membrane protein, with product MERTLKFFVFLLLLSQSYAFAQNTRVTGKVTGPDNQGLPGVNVQVSGTSLGTATDASGNFSLNAAGNASLVFSNIGYVSQTVPVNGRTAINVQLAEDLKTLNEVVVVGYGTQRKTDVTGALTAISTKEFAQQPVTRLDQVLQGRAAGVQVSQTNGAPGGDARIRIRGANSVLGSNNPLYVVDGFVGADFNFVNPNDIETIQILKDAASTSIYGSRGANGVVIITTKKGSKGLKVNYEGQFSTSEVIKKYDVLPAGEFAEIVNARATATGSNLPFTSDQIAQFKQNGGTDWQSLVFRNGSGQQHQITLSGGSDKTTFLVSGNYLNQNGIVNNSGFKRYNLRTNINTQINDKLSFRLNLWGTRSQNHNTLDGGAIVQALAWAPTTPAYGADGQPTFTDPIGSVYRNPLDYLYDQSVDANRSGININGGLNYKLPIKGLTIDLQYAVNYLNAQNLNLNGKRLSNNVPTASRYSAEQVTLQNTNNLNYDVKIGNHSINAVAVLETQQFTNRDFTASASGLRFPQLGYDNIGGNTAATVASSYQKWTLLSLLGRVNYGYKDKYLVSAAVRRDGSSKFGKDNKYSVFPSVALGWRLSEEEFIKKLNVFNNLKLRGSWGMTGSQAINPYATISTYSTAVSAFNNSAATAGVLLGNPGNPDLKWETTKQVDVGLEMEFLNGRLRIEADYFKKNTTDLLLNVAIPSYAGGGTQARNVGEVENQGFEFSIGGTPLAAGSFRWETNLNFSTLKNQVISLGGLPRLGQGTGVGAGMSTTNEFMLIPGEPLGSYWGLNYLGTWKPNEADAAAKQGRVPGDPHYQDLNGDNAITTDDFQIIGRAFPKATGGWNNTFTYKGLTLNVFFNGVFGVDKLNYTRAAALSGSGDARQFILSEIRDYYRPGNETSNVPAFTKTYQPFTQSSRFLEDGSFVRLKNVSLSYNLPTGFLKNKANIRVFASATNLFTITKYKGPDPESARVGSNTDTAIGIDYGSYPNAKQYTLGINLGF from the coding sequence ATGGAAAGAACTCTAAAATTTTTCGTTTTTCTGCTGCTTCTGAGCCAGAGCTATGCTTTTGCCCAGAATACCAGAGTGACTGGTAAAGTCACCGGCCCCGACAATCAGGGGCTACCGGGCGTAAACGTGCAGGTTAGTGGTACCTCACTCGGTACAGCCACCGATGCCTCGGGCAACTTTTCGCTGAATGCAGCGGGAAATGCCTCCCTGGTCTTTTCAAATATTGGCTATGTGAGCCAAACGGTTCCGGTAAACGGCCGCACTGCAATCAACGTCCAGTTGGCCGAAGATTTAAAAACACTCAACGAAGTGGTTGTCGTTGGTTATGGTACACAGCGCAAAACCGATGTAACGGGCGCATTGACGGCTATTTCAACCAAAGAATTTGCCCAGCAACCCGTTACCCGTCTGGATCAGGTGTTGCAGGGGCGGGCTGCGGGTGTGCAGGTCAGTCAGACCAATGGGGCTCCGGGTGGCGATGCCCGAATCAGAATCAGGGGAGCCAATTCGGTATTGGGTAGTAACAATCCACTCTATGTCGTCGACGGGTTCGTTGGTGCTGATTTTAACTTCGTCAACCCCAATGACATTGAAACCATTCAGATATTGAAAGATGCCGCATCGACGTCCATTTATGGTAGTCGCGGGGCGAATGGCGTCGTGATCATTACGACCAAAAAAGGATCGAAAGGTCTCAAAGTCAACTATGAAGGTCAGTTCAGTACGTCGGAGGTCATCAAAAAATACGATGTATTACCGGCCGGTGAATTTGCCGAAATCGTTAATGCCCGGGCTACGGCTACTGGCTCCAACCTGCCATTCACAAGCGATCAGATCGCCCAGTTCAAACAAAATGGCGGCACCGACTGGCAGAGCCTTGTGTTTCGGAATGGGAGTGGCCAGCAACACCAGATTACACTGTCGGGTGGTAGTGATAAAACAACCTTTCTGGTATCGGGAAACTATTTGAATCAAAATGGTATCGTCAATAACAGTGGGTTTAAGCGGTATAACCTGCGGACCAACATAAATACGCAGATCAACGATAAGCTTTCGTTTCGCTTGAATCTGTGGGGTACGCGGTCGCAAAATCACAACACGCTCGACGGTGGCGCCATTGTTCAGGCACTGGCCTGGGCACCGACAACACCGGCCTACGGTGCCGATGGTCAGCCGACGTTTACGGACCCAATTGGCTCCGTTTATCGTAATCCGCTGGATTACCTCTATGATCAATCAGTCGATGCGAACCGTAGTGGTATCAACATCAATGGTGGGTTAAACTATAAACTTCCCATCAAAGGTCTGACGATCGATTTGCAGTACGCCGTCAATTACCTGAATGCGCAAAACCTGAATTTAAACGGTAAGCGGCTCTCGAACAACGTACCGACGGCAAGCCGGTATTCGGCGGAGCAGGTGACACTCCAAAACACGAACAATTTGAATTACGACGTCAAAATCGGCAATCACTCGATTAACGCCGTTGCCGTTCTGGAGACACAGCAATTCACCAATAGAGACTTTACTGCCAGTGCGTCAGGGCTGCGGTTTCCGCAATTAGGTTATGACAACATCGGCGGTAATACAGCTGCAACCGTGGCTTCGAGTTACCAGAAATGGACATTGCTGTCGTTGCTGGGGCGTGTAAACTACGGATACAAAGACAAATACCTGGTATCAGCGGCTGTCCGGCGCGATGGATCATCCAAGTTTGGTAAGGATAATAAGTACAGTGTTTTCCCGTCGGTAGCTTTGGGATGGCGGTTATCCGAAGAAGAGTTTATCAAAAAACTTAACGTATTCAATAACCTGAAACTACGGGGAAGCTGGGGTATGACGGGTAGCCAGGCCATTAACCCCTACGCTACTATTTCAACGTATAGTACAGCAGTTTCAGCATTCAACAACTCGGCGGCTACGGCCGGGGTACTGCTGGGTAACCCCGGTAACCCGGATCTCAAATGGGAAACAACCAAGCAGGTCGATGTTGGTCTGGAAATGGAATTCCTGAATGGTCGACTACGTATTGAAGCCGATTACTTCAAGAAGAACACAACTGATCTGCTCCTGAACGTAGCGATTCCAAGCTATGCCGGTGGTGGTACGCAAGCCCGGAACGTAGGTGAAGTTGAGAACCAGGGATTTGAATTTTCGATCGGTGGCACGCCACTGGCAGCTGGTAGCTTCCGTTGGGAGACAAATCTGAATTTCTCTACCTTAAAAAATCAGGTGATCAGTTTAGGTGGTCTGCCACGACTAGGTCAGGGTACGGGCGTCGGCGCGGGTATGTCTACGACCAACGAGTTTATGCTTATACCGGGTGAGCCACTGGGTTCCTATTGGGGCCTGAATTATCTGGGAACCTGGAAGCCAAACGAAGCCGATGCTGCAGCCAAGCAGGGGCGCGTACCGGGTGATCCGCATTACCAGGATCTCAATGGCGACAACGCAATTACTACGGATGACTTTCAGATTATTGGCCGGGCTTTCCCGAAAGCAACGGGCGGATGGAACAACACGTTTACGTATAAAGGACTGACCCTGAACGTATTCTTCAACGGCGTATTTGGTGTCGATAAGCTTAACTACACCCGGGCGGCTGCCCTGTCGGGTTCTGGCGATGCACGGCAGTTCATTCTGTCGGAGATCCGGGATTACTACCGGCCAGGCAATGAAACGTCGAACGTACCAGCGTTTACCAAAACGTATCAGCCCTTCACGCAGTCGAGCCGGTTCCTGGAAGATGGTAGCTTCGTTCGCCTGAAAAACGTAAGTCTGTCGTACAATTTACCAACGGGTTTCCTTAAAAACAAAGCCAACATCCGGGTATTTGCCAGCGCCACGAACCTGTTTACGATCACAAAATACAAAGGTCCAGATCCAGAATCGGCTCGGGTAGGTTCGAACACCGATACCGCCATCGGTATTGACTATGGCTCTTATCCAAACGCCAAACAATATACTCTCGGTATCAACCTGGGCTTCTAA